Proteins from one Nerophis lumbriciformis linkage group LG08, RoL_Nlum_v2.1, whole genome shotgun sequence genomic window:
- the tmx1 gene encoding thioredoxin-related transmembrane protein 1, with amino-acid sequence MFPSSQRQKHRPSLGYLLLAAYLTSVPVSAKLDSLREVTDGNWEDILTGEWMIEFYAPWCPACQQLQSVWKEFADWGDDMGVNIAKVDVTEQPGLSGRFIITSLPTIYHCKDGVFRKYQGARTKDDFLSYIDAQKWKAVEPISSWFGPSSFLMNSMSALFKLSMFIRRCHNYMTEQLGIPVWGSYVIFGLATLFSGLALGLLLVFIADFVFPSRRFSSPDYYQKKQTLDQARLIQQQEEEQEADGEEDDDEEEEYEDRDPDGVWRTRRRRGSPGARKGHALSDDTLRKRVVLSRQDKEEEDDEEDEEDS; translated from the exons ATGTTTCCCTCCAGTCAGCGACAAAAACATCGGCCGTCGTTGGGTTATTTGCTTTTAGCCGCGTACCTTACGTCGGTGCCAGTGTCGGCCAAGCTGGACAGCCTCCGGGAAGTCACCGACGGCAACTGGGAGGACATACTGACCGGGGAATGGATGATTGAATT CTACGCACCGTGGTGCCCCGCCTGCCAACAGCTGCAGTCGGTCTGGAAGGAGTTCGCGGACTGGGGGGACGACATGGGGGTCAACATAGCCAAAGTGGACGTGACGGAACAACCAG GTCTCAGCGGGAGATTCATCATTACGTCACTTCCGACAATTTACCa CTGTAAAGATGGTGTCTTCCGCAAGTACCAAGGCGCTCGCACCAAAGACGACTTCCTCAGCTACATCGATGCTCAAAAATGGAAAGCGGTGGAGCCGATCTCCTCCTGGTTCGGGCCCTCGTCTTTTCT AATGAACTCGATGTCTGCTCTCTTCAAGCTCTCCATGTTCATAAGG CGTTGCCATAACTACATGACGGAACAACTGGGGATCCCCGTGTGGGGCTCGTACGTTATCTTCGGCCTGGCCACGCTCTTCTCCGGCCTCGCTCTCGGACTG CTGCTGGTGTTCATCGCCGACTTTGTCTTCCCTTCGCGGCGATTCTCCTCTCCTGACTACTACCAGA AGAAGCAAACGCTGGATCAAGCCCGGCTAATCCAGCAACAGGAGGAGGAGCAAGAGGCAGACGGCGAGGAGGACGACGACGAAGAGGAGGAGTACGAGGACAGAGACCCGGACGGCGTGTGGAGGACGCGCAGGCGAAGGGGCTCCCCCGGGGCACGCAAAGGACACGCCTTGTCGGACGACACCCTGAGGAAGAGGGTGGTTCTCAGCCGCCAGGacaaggaggaggaggacgacgaagaagacgaggAGGACTCGTAG